The genome window GGGTGTTTTCGGGTATTGCGGATACTTCCGTGTGGAATATAAGCGGCGAAACATTCAATAAAGTCGGAATGTTGAACATTAAAGCAGATGGCACTATCAAGGCGGAACATCTACTTTCGCATTCCTTTAATGCTCTTGAGTTTGCCTATTTTGCGTTCAGATATAAAACTTCAACCGAGTTTTCCCAAACCTACTTGAGCTTTAATGGCATGGATTCACCTAAATCTCACTTTGTTTTGCAATCCGACGGTGCATGGCACAATGTCATTGTGGATATGTCAAAATACTCTCACCGTGCTTGGAAAGACCGTATACATCAGCTTGCGTTGATATTTGACGGCGGAGGAGAAATTGATATTGAACGTGTAGGATTTTTTTCGAACTACTACGATGCTTCTGCTTTTCTTCTTCAAAGTGCAAGTTTTGATAATTTTTCCGACGGAGCGGTATATAAGGGAAGTAATTATAAAATAACTGTTCTGCCGGATAAGATGAGTGAGCCTTATACCGAGCATGACATTATGCCTTCAGGAGTTGCGGATATTAAAAGCGGTACGTGCACGGATGTTGTGCTTTGTGACGGCACACCGCTGTCACTTTCTGAGGTCACAAAGAACGGTTATGTAGTGTATTTTGCTTCCAAAAAAGGTTTATACACAATAAAGCAGAATAAAAAGCAGTATATCGACACCGATTCACATTGGGGAAGCGAATATATTGACTACGTTTCTGCGCGTACACTTTTCGGCGGTACATCCGAAACGGAATTCTCACCCGATATGACGATTACACGCGGTATGTTAATTACTGTGCTCGGACGTATGCACGGCGTCGATGCTTCGCTTGTCGGTAACGACAGCGGGTATGCAGATGTGGCTCCTGAACAGTATTATGCTCCTTACATAAAATGGGGGAGAGAGAATGGCATATTTAATCCCGATGGCATGTTTTTTTGTCCGGAAAGTCCCATAACCCGCGGTGAAATGTCATTGGTAATTTCAAATTATGTTTCATACAGCGGATATACTTTCCCCAAACGTTCCGCCGACTTCTCTTTTAACGATATTGACCATTGCTCGGAGCAAATAAAGAATGCAATTATATTTGTACAGTCTTTGGGTATCATTAAGGGCAAGGCGTTGTACATTTTTGACCCTGACGGCTTTTTTACCCGTGCGGAAGCATGCACCGTTATGACCAGGCTTATCAAATCAATTCTCGGGCTTTATCATGACACCTATTACACAGACGAATATTTTGCCGGCGAAAAGCTTCATATCGGAGCATTAGGTAATTTTGACACGGAAGTACTTAATGAAAATCTTCTTGAGGCATATGGCACGGCAGGCTTCAATACACTTTTGATGAGCAACGAAATGTTGCAAAGCGAAAAGATAAATATGACATTTGATTACTGCGATAGAAATGGGATAAATGTTATTACTACTCAGCAAAGTCCGTATGATTCAAACCTTCTTGAATATAGCGAAAGACCTTCGTTTTACGGCAGTCTTTTGGCAAATGAGATAGGAAGCGAAGATTTGACCGAGACATCAATTTTGCTTGAAGAATATCATTCTTACGTGCAGGGTAAAAAGTCGTTTATCAATCTTTTGCCACTGTATTCTTCCGGAAATCAGCTTAAATACGGTACAATGGCTGATTTCCCTGATTATTATGATGCCGATTTGGCGTTGTATTCCGAATATTGCCGTGAGTATGCACAACTCGGACACACCGATGTGCTCATGACAAGTATTTTTCCGTATACCGAAAACGGATTGTATGAAAGCTATATTGAAGCGGTAAGTATCGTTTCGTCAATAGCCCGCGAAAACGGAAAAGAGCTTTGGTGCATCGTTCAGACCGATTCCGGCATTACGGAAAAGAACATGGTTCTGCGTCAGTATTATACTCTTCTTTCTTTCGGGTGCCATAACTTCATTTGTTGGCTGTGGACAGAGGGTATATGCGATGCAAACAGCAATATCACACCCACCTACTATGCCGTTCAGTCTGCCAACAAAGAGTTGAACGCGATTTCCGATGTGCTTATGGAATATGAATATGCTTCCACTGTGGTATATAACGCCGAAAAAACATATGATAACAAATATTTCACCAATATTTCGCTATCGCATCCCTATATTTCTGATCTTATTTCAGATCGGACGATTGTTGTGGGAGTATTTGACGGTGAAAACGGAAAGGAAAGGGCGTACAGCCTTGTAAATTCATCTGAGAGTGATGCTGCACAGGTGAAAATCAAGCTGTCCGCTGAAACCATTACCGCCTATTTAGATGGCGTTGCACAACAGCTTACCTGTGATTCGGACGGATACTTCTGCTTTACTCTCGGCGCAGGTCAGGGTGTTTTTATAACTGAATGAATTTTTTTGATAAATGATGAAAGGACAAAAGTATGAAAAAAACAATTTATTTTATGCTTTTAATGATCGCTGTATTGTGTCTGGTTTCTTGCCAAAAGGATGAGGATTTTAGAGACGAGATTATAATTGATTATTCTAAGCCCAACGAAGCTTTGGACGCTCCGACCCCCGAAGCTCCCAACAGCGCCGAAACGGAAAAGCAAAATGAATCTGTCGAAGATGAAAATGAGAATAATGCGGTTGTCACTGAAAAGGAACCCCCTGCTTCTCAACCTGTCGGCGGCTCGGACTACACTTTTTCGAGAGAGTGGATGGATGAGACGTATAATCTTTATATTGCTTCCGTGGTTGTTGGCAGAGAATCAAGCGAAAACTGGGTTAACGAGGTGTTTTTGAAAAAAACACCGCAAGAGATGGATGCCCTTCCCAATATCTATATGATGATTGTAGACCTGGGAATTTCCAAAGAAGACCTTATCAAAGCTAACAATGAGTATGGCAGTGGAGATTTAACCCCTGAAATGATAGATGCTTTATATCTTGATGATGTGGAAGATGTTAAAAAAGCACTTATGAATCCCAATGCGCTATATTGCAACGGTAATGTGTACACCTTTGATAAAATCAAAAATTCCAACGGTGCTTTCACAGAGATACCCGTTGAAGTGCTGGCGGACTACCTGAATGACATACAAGAACTTTGTGTCCGCGAGAATACCATAAAGTACATGTTAGAGGAAATCAATTTCGCACGCAGTATTTACGGAATTGAAGCTTCTGAATATGATTTCGGATAATTACTGAAATATAGTCACATTTTTACAAAATAACAAAAAATTCAAAATTCACCTATTGACTATAACGAAAAATAGGCGTATAATACTATCATCTATATATTGTTTAAAGGAGTTACACTATGAGAGTTTATAATTTTTCCGCAGGTCCTTCCTCTCTCCCTTTGCCGGTGCTTGAAAAAGCAGCCGCTGAAATGGTTGAATATCAGGATTCGGGTATGTCCGTTATGGAAATGAGCCATCGCTCACCCGTGTACGAAAAGATAATTGCAGATGCTCAGGCTACTTTCAGAAAAGTAATGAATATTCCCGATAACTATAAGGTTCTCTTTATGCAGGGCGGTGCGACCACCCAGTTTGCTGCTGTACCTCTTAACCTTATGAATAAGAACAAGAAGGCAGACTATGTTATTTCCGGTCAGTTCTCCAAAAAGGCTTACCAGGAAGCTAAAAAGTTTGGTGACGTAAGAGTTCTTGCTTCCAGTGAAGACAAAAACTTTACATATATTCCTACCTTCAAGAAAGAAGATATCCGTCCCGATGCAGACTATGTTCATATCTGCTTCAATAACACTATTTTCGGTACAAAATTCCCCGAAATCCCCGACACCGGAGATATTCCTCTTGTCGCAGACCTTTCCAGCTGTATTCTTTCCGAACCGGTTGACGTTACAAAGTTCGGTCTTATTTACGCGGGCGCACAGAAGAACATGGGTCCCTCCGGTCTTACTGTTGTTATCGTAAGAGAAGATCTTATCGGCAATATCAGAGAGAATTCTCCTGTTATGTTTGACTACAAAATTATGGCTGATAACGACTCGATGTACAATACACCTCCTTGCTATGCAATTTATATTGCAAAGCTTGTGTTTGAATGGGTTGAAAGCCTCGGCGGTCTTACCGAAATGAAGAAAATCAATGAGAAGAAATGTAAAATCCTCTACGATTTCCTTGATAATTCCAAGAGATTTATAGCTCCTGTCGAAAAAGGCTCCCGTTCCATGATGAACGTTACCTTCGTTACCGGCGATGCTGATCTGGACAAGAAGTTCTGCAAGGAAGCAGAAGCTAACGGCTTTGTAAATATAAAAGGTCACCGTTCCGTCGGCGGTATGCGTGCTTCAATCTACAATGCTATGCCTATCGAAGGCGTAGAAAAGCTTGTTGCTTTCATGAAGAAATTTGAGGAGGAAAATAAATAATGTACAATATCAAACTTCTCAATAAAATTGCTTCATGCGGTACAGACCTCTTTGATGCAAAGTACAATGTTGGTGAAAATGTAGAAAAAGCCTCTGCGATAATGGTTCGCTCTGCCTCCATGCATGAAATGGAGTTTGAGCCGGAATTGTGTGCAATTGCACGCGCCGGTGCGGGCGTCAACAACATTCCGCTGGATGTTTGCGCCGAAAAGGGAATTGTTGTCTTCAATACCCCCGGTGCTAACGCAAATGCTGTTAAGGAGCTTGCTATCTGCGCACTGCTTCTTTCTTCCAGAAAGATAACTGCAGGTGTTGAATGGGCAAAAACTCTTGAGGGCAACGAAGATGTTGCGAAAGCTGTTGAAAAAGGCAAGGGTCAGTTTGTAGGTCCCGAGCTTAAAGGCAAAAAGCTGGGTGTAATTGGTCTGGGTGCAATCGGCGTTATGGTTGCCAACACAGCTGCCCACCTTGGTATGACTGTGTATGGCTATGACCCTTATCTGACTGTTGATGCAGCATGGAATCTCTCACGCAGCATAGTAAAAGCAAATGAACTTAAGACCATTTACGAAAACTGCGATTATATTTCTGTGCATGTTCCTTCCACCCCCGAAACCAAGGGCATGTTCAACAAGGAAACATATTCTATGATGAAAGACGGCGTGAGAATTATTAACCTTTCCCGCGCTGACCTTTTCAACACATCAGATACACTGGATGCAGTAAAATCCGGTAAGATAGCAACCTATGTTACTGACTTCCCGACTGCCGAAACTATCAATGTCGATAATATTATTGCTATTCCTCATTTGGGCGCATCTACTCCCGAATCCGAGGACAACTGTGCAGTCATGGCGGCAGAGGAACTTATTGACTTTCTTGAAAACGGTAATATCAGAAATTCCGTAAACTATCCCACTGTAATTCTTCCTCGTTCTACCGATAAGCGTATTTGCATTCTTCACAAAAATATTCCTTCCATGGTTTCTCAGATTACCACTGTTCTTGCCGAAGATAAGGTGAACATCGAAAACATGCAGAATAAATCCAAAAAGGAATATGCTTATACCATGATTGAGGTTAACGGAGATGTGGCGGATAAGATAATCGCTGATATTTCCGCAATTGAAGGCGTTATCAAAGCGTTTGTTAAATAAGAATTCGATTTAAAAAGGCTCCGATGGTTTTCATCGGAGCTTTTTGCTTAAATGACGTTATATTCTAATAAAAATAGCATTTTTTGAAAATAATTGTTGTATTTTACTTGAAATTTATAATATATTATGATATAATATCTGTTATGATAGTTAATTGACAGGAGTGTGTTCAAGTGGTAAATATTGCATTGATAGGCTTTGGGGTTGTAGGCTCCGGAGTGTTTGAAATGGTGACAAAAAACAGCGAGGCTTTAAAGACATCCTGCGGTGATGATATTAATGTAAAATATGTACTTGATATCAGAGATTTTTCATCCCATCCGTCGGCTGAAAAATTCGTAAAGGATATAGATATTATTCTTAATGATAATGAGGTTTCTGTGGTAGTTGAAGCTATGGGCGGCTCTCACCCGGCGTATGAATATACCATGGCGTGCCTTAATGCTAAAAAGAGTGTTATCACTTCCAACAAAGAAGTGGTTGCTACTTTTGGTGAAAGTATGCTTAAATGCGCCAACGAAAACGGCGTGCGTTATCTTTATGAGGCAAGTGTTGGCGGTGGTATACCCATAATTCGTCCTCTGCATAAATGCCTCAGCGGTAACGATATTACAAAGGTGTTCGGCATTCTTAACGGAACAACCAACTACATCCTTACGCAAATGTTCAAAAACCAGAAGTCGTATGCAGACGCACTCAAAGAAGCTCAGGAGAAGGGCTATGCCGAGCGTGACCCTCGTGCAGATGTTGAAGGCATAGATACCTGCCGTAAGATTTGTATTATTTCCGATATTGTTTTCGGTGCTTTTGTTGATCCCAACGAGGTTCACACAGAGGGTATTCCCGCGGTTACTGCAGAGGACGTGAGCTATGCCGAAAGCAGAGGATGCTCCATAAAGCTTTTGGGTTATACCGAGAAGCGCGATGACGGAATTGTGATTCTTGTGGCACCTTTTATGGTTTCAAAAGACTTTATTCTCTCCAATGTGGATGATGTTTACAACGCTGTAACCGTTTACGGCAATTGTGTTCAGGATGTTACCTTCTGCGGCAGAGGCGCAGGTAAATTGCCTACTGCTTCGGCAATGGTTGGCGATATAATTGAGGCGGTAAACCATCCCGCGTTTCCCAATCGTGAGTTTGGCAGAGTAAATATCAATATTTGTGACCATAAGACCCAACCATTCTCGTTTTATGTTAAGGCAAGCGGCAATATTTCGGATGCTTTCGCTGATAGTGAAATTCTTTGCGAGAACGCACAGGGCGCGGTTGTTATTACTGCACCGATGACAGAACATCAGCTCGAAGAAAAGGCTGAAAAATACAATCTCAAGCTTGATAGAGTTATCAGATGCCTGTGATTATATATTCGTGTTGAATAAAATAATTTAAAGAGGATAGATGAAATGAAAGACAAGTTACAACAGATAAGGCTTGCCGCTAAGGATGAACTGAATAACATTCAGAATCCCGAAGAGCTTGAACAATTAAAGGTCAAGTATCTGGGCAAAAAGGGTGAGCTTACCGCAATTTTGCGTTCGATGAGTACACTTAGTGCTGAGGAACGTCCTGTTATCGGTCAGTTTGCCAATGAAGTAAGAGCCGATATAGAAAAATTTATTGAAGAAAAACGCATCTCACTTGCTGATGTTGTCATGAAGCAAAAGCTCAAGGCGGAGAAGATTGACGTTACCATCCCCGGTAAAAAGCGTCAACTCGGTCACACTCATCCGCTTACTGCTACTTCCCGCGAGATCGAGAAAATATTTCTCAGTATGGGATTTGATGTTCTGGAAGGCCCCGAAATCGAGTACGTAAGTAACAACTTTGATGCTCTCAATGCGCCCGATAACCATCCTTCCCGCGATCTTACCGATACATTCTATATAAATCCCGAAATTCTCCTGCGCACACAAACCTCTCCTATGCAGGCAAGAATAATGCGCTCCGGAAAGCCTCCGATACGCGTTGTTTGCCCGGGCAGAGTTTACCGCTCGGATGAGGTTGATGCTACCCATTCTCCCATGTTCCACCAGATGGAGGGTCTTGTCGTTGACAAAAACATTGTTATGGGTGACCTTAAAGGTACACTTGAAGTGTTTGCCAAGAGCATGTTTGGTGAAGATGCGAGAATTCGTTTCCGTCCTCATCATTTCCCTTTCACCGAACCTTCTGCAGAGGTTGATATCTCTTGCTTTGTGTGTGGCGGTAAAGGCTGTCGCGTTTGTAAAGGTGAGGGTTGGATCGAAATACTCGGTGCAGGTATGGTACATCCCAATGTGCTTCGAAACTGTGGCATAGACCCCGAAGAGTATTCCGGATTTGCGTTCGGTCTTGGTATTGAGCGTGTTGCAATGAGAAGATATAACATTGACGATATGCGCCTTTTGTATGAAAACGATATGCGCTTCCTGTCGCAGTTTTAGGAGGTAAAGAACATGAATTTATCTTTCAATTGGCTTAGTGATTTTGTTGATGTTGATAAGCTTCCCGCGCCTAAGCAGTACTGTGATCGTATGACCGATACCGGCTCTAAGGTAGAAGGCTTTGAAATTCTTGGTAACGATATAGAAAATGTTGTTGTGGGCAGAATTATTTCGACAGAAAAGCACCCCGATGCTGATCGCCTTACCATTTGCCAGATAGCGGTAGGTGAGGGTGATCCTGTTCAGATAGTTACCGGTGCTTCCAATATTGCAGCAGGCGATTTGGTTCCGGTTGCAAAGGACGGATCCACACTTCCCGGCGGAGTCAAGATTAAAGCAGGAAAACTGCGCGGTGTACCTTCAAACGGAATGCTTTGCTCCATTGGTGAACTTAATCTTACGCTTCGTGATGTTCCATATGCTGTTGAAGACGGCATACTCATTCTTCAGGAATCCTGCGAGGTTGGCGATGATATACGCGATGTTCTTAATCTGTGGGATACTGTTGTTGAATTTGAAATTACTCCCAACAGACCTGATTGCAACTCTATAATTGGTCTTGCACGCGAAACTGCGGCTTCGTTTGACCTGCCGTTGAATATTAAGGAACCTATGGTTAAGGGCTCGGGTGACGATGTCAATAATTATGTCAGCGTTGAAGTACGCGATCCTGACCTTTGTCCCAGATATTCCTGTAAGGTTGTAAAGAATGTAAAGATCAAGCCGTCACCCAAGTGGATGCGTTCAAGACTTCGCGCAATGGGTGTGCGCCCCATAAATAATATAGTTGACATTACAAACTATGTAATGCTTGAATACGGTCAGCCTATGCATGCTTTC of Oscillospiraceae bacterium contains these proteins:
- a CDS encoding S-layer homology domain-containing protein, with amino-acid sequence MKFKFVIPFLILICVCFASAADNEWAFDTMDKLLQWTSDSDMLQFDIKNGKCEFIPMGNKPYISRSFGKTDMDVADYKYAAVRVSCDSAGCTLRFIIETTEAEYQSELPIGSGGEWENVVFNTELKGTLNKITLYFLRSDGVHGDAHIVIDRIGLFETEEKTQQFLGRSLISLKENEKLFSPDGINPPSWVFSGIADTSVWNISGETFNKVGMLNIKADGTIKAEHLLSHSFNALEFAYFAFRYKTSTEFSQTYLSFNGMDSPKSHFVLQSDGAWHNVIVDMSKYSHRAWKDRIHQLALIFDGGGEIDIERVGFFSNYYDASAFLLQSASFDNFSDGAVYKGSNYKITVLPDKMSEPYTEHDIMPSGVADIKSGTCTDVVLCDGTPLSLSEVTKNGYVVYFASKKGLYTIKQNKKQYIDTDSHWGSEYIDYVSARTLFGGTSETEFSPDMTITRGMLITVLGRMHGVDASLVGNDSGYADVAPEQYYAPYIKWGRENGIFNPDGMFFCPESPITRGEMSLVISNYVSYSGYTFPKRSADFSFNDIDHCSEQIKNAIIFVQSLGIIKGKALYIFDPDGFFTRAEACTVMTRLIKSILGLYHDTYYTDEYFAGEKLHIGALGNFDTEVLNENLLEAYGTAGFNTLLMSNEMLQSEKINMTFDYCDRNGINVITTQQSPYDSNLLEYSERPSFYGSLLANEIGSEDLTETSILLEEYHSYVQGKKSFINLLPLYSSGNQLKYGTMADFPDYYDADLALYSEYCREYAQLGHTDVLMTSIFPYTENGLYESYIEAVSIVSSIARENGKELWCIVQTDSGITEKNMVLRQYYTLLSFGCHNFICWLWTEGICDANSNITPTYYAVQSANKELNAISDVLMEYEYASTVVYNAEKTYDNKYFTNISLSHPYISDLISDRTIVVGVFDGENGKERAYSLVNSSESDAAQVKIKLSAETITAYLDGVAQQLTCDSDGYFCFTLGAGQGVFITE
- the serC gene encoding 3-phosphoserine/phosphohydroxythreonine transaminase yields the protein MRVYNFSAGPSSLPLPVLEKAAAEMVEYQDSGMSVMEMSHRSPVYEKIIADAQATFRKVMNIPDNYKVLFMQGGATTQFAAVPLNLMNKNKKADYVISGQFSKKAYQEAKKFGDVRVLASSEDKNFTYIPTFKKEDIRPDADYVHICFNNTIFGTKFPEIPDTGDIPLVADLSSCILSEPVDVTKFGLIYAGAQKNMGPSGLTVVIVREDLIGNIRENSPVMFDYKIMADNDSMYNTPPCYAIYIAKLVFEWVESLGGLTEMKKINEKKCKILYDFLDNSKRFIAPVEKGSRSMMNVTFVTGDADLDKKFCKEAEANGFVNIKGHRSVGGMRASIYNAMPIEGVEKLVAFMKKFEEENK
- a CDS encoding 3-phosphoglycerate dehydrogenase → MYNIKLLNKIASCGTDLFDAKYNVGENVEKASAIMVRSASMHEMEFEPELCAIARAGAGVNNIPLDVCAEKGIVVFNTPGANANAVKELAICALLLSSRKITAGVEWAKTLEGNEDVAKAVEKGKGQFVGPELKGKKLGVIGLGAIGVMVANTAAHLGMTVYGYDPYLTVDAAWNLSRSIVKANELKTIYENCDYISVHVPSTPETKGMFNKETYSMMKDGVRIINLSRADLFNTSDTLDAVKSGKIATYVTDFPTAETINVDNIIAIPHLGASTPESEDNCAVMAAEELIDFLENGNIRNSVNYPTVILPRSTDKRICILHKNIPSMVSQITTVLAEDKVNIENMQNKSKKEYAYTMIEVNGDVADKIIADISAIEGVIKAFVK
- a CDS encoding homoserine dehydrogenase, with the protein product MVNIALIGFGVVGSGVFEMVTKNSEALKTSCGDDINVKYVLDIRDFSSHPSAEKFVKDIDIILNDNEVSVVVEAMGGSHPAYEYTMACLNAKKSVITSNKEVVATFGESMLKCANENGVRYLYEASVGGGIPIIRPLHKCLSGNDITKVFGILNGTTNYILTQMFKNQKSYADALKEAQEKGYAERDPRADVEGIDTCRKICIISDIVFGAFVDPNEVHTEGIPAVTAEDVSYAESRGCSIKLLGYTEKRDDGIVILVAPFMVSKDFILSNVDDVYNAVTVYGNCVQDVTFCGRGAGKLPTASAMVGDIIEAVNHPAFPNREFGRVNINICDHKTQPFSFYVKASGNISDAFADSEILCENAQGAVVITAPMTEHQLEEKAEKYNLKLDRVIRCL
- the pheS gene encoding phenylalanine--tRNA ligase subunit alpha; protein product: MKDKLQQIRLAAKDELNNIQNPEELEQLKVKYLGKKGELTAILRSMSTLSAEERPVIGQFANEVRADIEKFIEEKRISLADVVMKQKLKAEKIDVTIPGKKRQLGHTHPLTATSREIEKIFLSMGFDVLEGPEIEYVSNNFDALNAPDNHPSRDLTDTFYINPEILLRTQTSPMQARIMRSGKPPIRVVCPGRVYRSDEVDATHSPMFHQMEGLVVDKNIVMGDLKGTLEVFAKSMFGEDARIRFRPHHFPFTEPSAEVDISCFVCGGKGCRVCKGEGWIEILGAGMVHPNVLRNCGIDPEEYSGFAFGLGIERVAMRRYNIDDMRLLYENDMRFLSQF